A genomic window from Terriglobia bacterium includes:
- a CDS encoding VOC family protein → MLRRNKEMLPGFSNVDHVGLTVPDLEDAARFYCDVFGCAELFRMGPFDAQLLPSMPGGRDWSDAHVNVADAKFSFVMLQLGPNLMLELFQYDRPADRRTQLPRNCDLGSHHLALKVHNLDKAIQYLKRQPGVTMLEGPIVVTDGPCAGMRVIYFLDPWGNQMELVEFNP, encoded by the coding sequence ATGCTGCGCAGGAACAAGGAAATGCTGCCTGGCTTCTCGAACGTCGATCATGTGGGGCTTACGGTCCCCGATCTGGAGGACGCTGCCCGCTTCTATTGCGATGTGTTCGGTTGCGCCGAGCTCTTTCGTATGGGCCCTTTTGATGCGCAGCTCCTTCCCTCCATGCCGGGCGGCCGCGACTGGAGCGATGCCCATGTGAATGTCGCCGACGCGAAATTCAGCTTTGTCATGCTGCAGCTCGGTCCAAACTTGATGCTCGAGCTGTTTCAATACGACCGCCCGGCAGATCGCCGGACGCAACTGCCGCGCAACTGCGATCTGGGCAGTCATCATCTGGCCTTGAAGGTTCATAACCTCGACAAGGCCATCCAATACTTGAAGCGGCAACCGGGGGTCACGATGCTGGAAGGTCCCATCGTGGTTACCGATGGCCCTTGTGCGGGGATGCGCGTCATCTACTTTCTAGATCCTTGGGGCAATCAGATGGAGCTTGTGGAGTTCAATCCCTAG